The Oncorhynchus keta strain PuntledgeMale-10-30-2019 unplaced genomic scaffold, Oket_V2 Un_contig_1770_pilon_pilon, whole genome shotgun sequence genome includes a window with the following:
- the LOC127919848 gene encoding tetraspanin-8-like, translated as MLPGIAVLYVLEAATLVLSIFGVYGACKEKKWAVILFSVGMSLASLYLFVECVKVYQAKHKMEELSRKEDLAMMPLSGAKQNDIEQIYYFQANFKCCGLVQGYQDWGTDIPISCLCSDEDSTDFECVARGNNTIFVIHYPNSDMSEDDDHKGFMDEHMLVYKEPCLPILLSSMGYAISLMIGTLVALTALWDVGVVLAITILCQMRRKVDVPPVIFTSQPPQYRELCDTAESV; from the exons ATGCTGCCAGGGATAGCAGTTCTGTATGTCCTAGAAGCAGCAACCCTGGTCCTGTCAATCTTTGGGGTCTATGGAGCTTGCAAGGAGAAGAAGTGGGCTGTGATTCTG TTTTCAGTAGGTATGTCACTGGCCAGCCTATACCTGTTTGTGGAGTGTGTGAAAGTATATCAAGCCAAACACAAG ATGGAGGAGTTAAGCAGAAAGGAAGACCTAGCCATGATGCCTCTCAGTGGAGCGAAACAAAACGATATAGAACAGATATACTACTTTCAAGCTAAT TTCAAATGCTGTGGGCTCGTACAAGGCTACCAAGACTGGGGCACAGACATCCCCATCtcctgtctctgttctgatgaggACTCAACAGACTTTGAATGT GTTGCTCGTGGTAACAATACAATATTTGTTATTCACTATCCCAACAGTGATATGTCTGAGGATGATGACCACAAGGGATTCATGGATGAACACATGCTGGTATATAAAGAG CCATGTcttcccatcctgctctcttccATGGGCTATGCAATCAGCCTGATGATAGGAACATTAGTAGCACTGACAGCATTATGG GATGTTGGAGTTGTCCTGGCCATCACAATACTCTGCCAGATGAGAAGAAAGGTTGATGTGCCACCTGTGATCTTCACCTCTCAACCACCTCAATACAGGGAGCTGTGTGACACAGCAGAGAGTGTCTGA